The genomic window atttttttaaaaaaatataaaatgtacacatatataatatatttatgttaagtttttatgttattatttttgataTGAAGAATGATACAgaaacataaaaaaaaaaaattttataagtcttaattttataaaatggttaataatatgtatattatatatatatatatatatatatatatatatatttatatatgtaacCCTTTTTGTGtcataattttcttttttcttttttcttgtttattttttattttttattttatattttatattttatattttttcttgtttattttttatttttataaaacaatTCCAGAGTTAATATTCTAAGCCACTCCACTTGTAGattaaacataaaatattccACATCTTCTTGTATCCATTTAATCCATTTCGTTATGGTTTCTCCTTTATCATGTATAGGGGTTGTTAAATCTTTAAGAGTTATATTAATAAGTTTATGTACtttgtataaataaatatttgcCCATTTATAATGCCACATAAAATCTCTCCAGTTATGATTCATATTATCTGTTTCTTTTTCAAAGTTTTGTCTAATCTTTTTAATAGTTTCTTGCCATATTTTTGTTGTATTAATACTTAgttcatttattttatctatattttcataatgTTCAGGTAAGTAAGGTGAGTCATTATGTTCGGGTCTTATTAATTCGTCCTCACTTAAAAGTAAACAAAAGTCTTCTTCCCAAGGATATTTCTCTTCTTCACTTGCTTCGGctataattcttttaaatctgtttatatcatttatgaagttattattaataaatctacaaagagaaaaataagcaaaaaatataaaaatataaataaatatatatatatatatatatatgtgatatattatatatatgtgttgtatatatatttatttttatatggTTTTATACTTTGTTTTAGAAAGgatatcataataattataatattcatcACAGTAAGTgaagaataataaaagtgTTAAGGACAATATTATCacatttaaaaaagtatatgattttttcatttttttttttgaataatgtggtatatatatatatatatatatataaaatatcttatattttattatgtttcatgttatttaaaattttcttccttcttctataatataacatgtattatattaaaataatatacataaagacatataaaataacacaacatattttttaataagaacataaaaaatttatgatatgttataattaatctaattatattttgttcatatggtatatataaaatatatatatatatatatatatattttaatttgtggttgttttata from Plasmodium gaboni strain SY75 chromosome Unknown, whole genome shotgun sequence includes these protein-coding regions:
- a CDS encoding exported protein (hyp11); its protein translation is MKKSYTFLNVIILSLTLLLFFTYCDEYYNYYDILSKTKFINNNFINDINRFKRIIAEASEEEKYPWEEDFCLLLSEDELIRPEHNDSPYLPEHYENIDKINELSINTTKIWQETIKKIRQNFEKETDNMNHNWRDFMWHYKWANIYLYKVHKLINITLKDLTTPIHDKGETITKWIKWIQEDVEYFMFNLQVEWLRILTLELFYKNKK